A stretch of Homo sapiens chromosome 12, GRCh38.p14 Primary Assembly DNA encodes these proteins:
- the ARF3 gene encoding ADP-ribosylation factor 3 isoform a (isoform a is encoded by transcript variant 4) gives MGNIFGNLLKSLIGKKEMRILMVGLDAAGKTTILYKLKLGEIVTTIPTIGFNVETVEYKNISFTVWDVGGQDKIRPLWRHYFQNTQGLIFVVDSNDRERVNEAREELMRMLAEDELRDAVLLVFANKQDLPNAMNAAEITDKLGLHSLRHRNWYIQATCATSGDGLYEGLDWLANQLKNKK, from the exons ATGGGCAATATCTTTGGAAACCTTCTCAAGAGCCTGATTGGGAAGAAGGAGATGCGCATCCTGATGGTGGGCCTGGATGCCGCAGGAAAGACCACCATCCTATACAAGCTGAAACTCGGGGAGATCGTCACCACCATCCCTACCATTG GGTTCAATGTGGAGACAGTGGAGTATAAGAACATCAGCTTTACAGTGTGGGATGTGGGTGGCCAGGACAAGATTCGACCCCTCTGGAGACACTACTTCCAGAACACCCAAG GGTTGATATTTGTGGTCGACAGCAATGATCGGGAGCGAGTAAATGAGGCCCGGGAAGAGCTGATGAGAATGCTGGCGGAGGACGAGCTCCGGGATGCTGTACTCCTTGTCTTTGCAAACAAACAG GATCTGCCTAATGCTATGAACGCTGCTGAGATCACAGACAAGCTGGGCCTGCATTCCCTTCGTCACCGTAACTGGTACATTCAGGCCACCTGTGCCACCAGCGGGGACGGGCTGTACGAAGGCCTGGACTGGCTGGCCAATCAGCTCAAAAACAAGAAGTGA
- the ARF3 gene encoding ADP-ribosylation factor 3 isoform b (isoform b is encoded by transcript variant 11), which yields MGNIFGNLLKSLIGKKEMRILMVGLDAAGKTTILYKLKLGEIVTTIPTIGLIFVVDSNDRERVNEAREELMRMLAEDELRDAVLLVFANKQDLPNAMNAAEITDKLGLHSLRHRNWYIQATCATSGDGLYEGLDWLANQLKNKK from the exons ATGGGCAATATCTTTGGAAACCTTCTCAAGAGCCTGATTGGGAAGAAGGAGATGCGCATCCTGATGGTGGGCCTGGATGCCGCAGGAAAGACCACCATCCTATACAAGCTGAAACTCGGGGAGATCGTCACCACCATCCCTACCATTG GGTTGATATTTGTGGTCGACAGCAATGATCGGGAGCGAGTAAATGAGGCCCGGGAAGAGCTGATGAGAATGCTGGCGGAGGACGAGCTCCGGGATGCTGTACTCCTTGTCTTTGCAAACAAACAG GATCTGCCTAATGCTATGAACGCTGCTGAGATCACAGACAAGCTGGGCCTGCATTCCCTTCGTCACCGTAACTGGTACATTCAGGCCACCTGTGCCACCAGCGGGGACGGGCTGTACGAAGGCCTGGACTGGCTGGCCAATCAGCTCAAAAACAAGAAGTGA